Proteins encoded together in one Miscanthus floridulus cultivar M001 chromosome 16, ASM1932011v1, whole genome shotgun sequence window:
- the LOC136513558 gene encoding protein OCTOPUS-like, with protein sequence MTLQMEPPVPPPRRSVSTTCDLHPGETFTGFCAACLRERLAGLEANAAAAGAAPGRKSTSAIRSLFSRPLFAAAAAAAMPDLRRCKSFSCGRGGDALAAAVLAGAGGAYEPQRRSCDVRGRSTLWALFHQDDRERVRDGTAFGAFPASSSAAAAALAAEVLPPPPPPLPPPACVPEMFLEEEIAVAEEDSDEIVPVMEPVLVVDDTSGEMDTEVNAAARDVRAMKDHIDLESSQSQQPSKKVPPKDLKEIAGSFWLAASVFSKKWQKWRRKQKLKKQEAAGSKAAAAAMPPPEKPSKPSFLLRRSRFRRGEAGSEFAGGRRSCDTDPRFSLDAGRMSVDDMGFSWDEPRASWDGYLFGAGTGVGLGRAPPPLSRLPPILSALEDSPAGIVERSDGQIPVEDDSQPEPDADANVPGGTAQTRDYYMDTSSRRRRSLDRSSSVRRSFEVTDPKPVPVPVPVPVPVTAPAAAIVNGKESPLMGSSEFYHSHHAEDLFDHRFSTTSLVEDFSASLDAAFHSPAKKPQRWRKAWSLWGLIHRRAAGRRNGASDGGADRAFSEPWPELRVRGYNGRMMQRCNSNASARSSFSSNSGGGGLGSSRRSYVLDAAAHGHVKRRREEYCAAALERNRSARHSPGNAADNGMLRFYLTPIRSASGRRTAAVLPVKGGRQSFARTMLGLY encoded by the coding sequence ATGACGCTGCAGATGGAGCCGCcggtgccgccgccgcggcgctcgGTGTCGACGACCTGCGACCTCCACCCGGGGGAGACCTTCACGGGCTTCTGCGCCGCCTGCCTCCGCGAGCGCCTGGCCGGGCTCGAGGCCAACGCCGCCGCGGCCGGCGCCGCGCCGGGCCGCAAGTCCACCTCCGCCATCCGCTCGCTCTTCTCCCGCCCgttgttcgccgccgccgccgccgcagcgatgCCGGACCTCCGCCGCTGCAAGTCCTTCTCCTGCGGGCGCGGGGGCGACGCGCTGGCCGCCGCCGTCCTCGCGGGCGCCGGCGGGGCGTACGAGCCGCAGCGGCGGTCGTGCGACGTGCGCGGGCGGAGCACGCTCTGGGCGCTCTTCCACCAGGACGACCGCGAGCGGGTTCGCGACGGCACCGCCTTCGGTGCCTTCCCGGCCTCGtcctccgccgccgcggccgcgctcGCCGCCGAGGTCcttccgcccccgccgccgccgctccctccgCCGGCGTGCGTCCCTGAGATGTTCTTGGAGGAGGAGATTGCTGTGGCGGAGGAGGATTCCGACGAGATTGTTCCGGTGATGGAGCCCGTCTTGGTGGTGGACGACACCTCTGGGGAGATGGACACGGAGGTGAATGCGGCAGCGCGGGATGTTAGGGCCATGAAGGATCACATAGATCTCGAGTCCTCGCAGTCGCAGCAACCCAGCAAGAAGGTGCCGCCCAAGGACCTCAAGGAGATCGCCGGGAGCTTCTGGCTTGCCGCGTCGGTGTTCAGCAAGAAGTGGCAGAAGTGGAGGCGCAAGCAGAAGCTCAAGAAGCAGGAGGCCGCGGGCagcaaggcggcggcggcggcaatgcCCCCACCGGAGAAGCCCTCCAAGCCATCGTTCCTCCTCAGGCGTAGCCGCTTCCGCCGTGGTGAAGCCGGCTCCGAGTTCGCCGGCGGCCGGCGCTCGTGCGACACCGATCCAAGATTCTCCCTGGACGCCGGCCGCATGTCCGTCGACGACATGGGCTTCTCCTGGGACGAGCCCCGTGCGTCGTGGGACGGCTATCTGTTCGGCGCCGGCACCGGGGTTGGCCTCGGTCGCGCGCCGCCGCCTCTCTCCCGCCTACCTCCCATCCTCTCGGCTCTGGAGGACTCCCCCGCCGGCATCGTTGAGCGCTCCGACGGCCAAATCCCCGTGGAGGACGACTCCCAGCCGGAGCCCGACGCCGACGCGAACGTCCCTGGGGGCACGGCCCAGACGCGAGACTACTACATGGACACGTCAAGCCGGAGGCGCCGGAGCCTGGACAGGTCCAGCTCTGTGCGCAGGTCCTTCGAAGTCACCGACCCAAAGCCAGTGCCAGTGCCAGTGCCAGTGCCTGTTCCAGTGACTGCACCGGCGGCCGCCATTGTCAATGGCAAGGAATCCCCTCTAATGGGCAGCTCGGAGTTCTACCACTCCCACCACGCGGAAGACCTGTTCGACCACCGCTTCAGCACCACCTCGCTCGTCGAGGACTTCTCCGCGAGCCTGGACGCCGCCTTCCACAGCCCCGCGAAGAAGCCGCAGCGGTGGCGCAAGGCGTGGAGCCTCTGGGGCCTGATCCACCGCCGCGCCGCGGGCCGGAGGAACGGCGCTTCCGACGGCGGCGCGGACCGCGCGTTCTCGGAACCGTGGCCCGAGCTGCGCGTCCGCGGGTACAACGGCCGGATGATGCAGCGGTGCAACAGCAACGCGAGCGCGCGGAGCTCGTTCAGCAgcaacagcggcggcggcgggctgggCAGCTCGAGGCGCAGCTACGTGTTGGACGCCGCCGCGCACGGCCACGTGAAGCGGAGGCGCGAGGAGTACtgcgcggcggcgctggagcggAACCGCAGCGCGCGGCACTCGCCGGGCAACGCCGCCGACAACGGCATGCTGCGGTTCTATCTCACGCCGATACGGAGCGCCAGCGGCCGCCGGACCGCCGCCGTCCTCCCGGTAAAAGGCGGACGGCAGTCGTTCGCGCGGACGATGCTGGGGCTGTACTGA